A window of Macrococcus sp. 19Msa1099 genomic DNA:
GCACGGCTTTCATTACAAAGTGACAAGTCGTGTTGTATTTATGAACGAATCGTTTCAATTAATCGGGGATACTGATAAATATATTTTGTTTTATTATGATCTTGGACGTGTCGTGGACTATTTAAAGGGGAACGCTGGCATCTGTGAAGATATGATGAGGCTGAGTGAGGCGCTGATCGCCCATCACGGGGATGACTCCAAGTTTTATAATACTGATGATTATGATATGGATGATATAAAGCCAGGTATACGATGTCCGAAGTGTCGTCGTGTTGGTATGATTCGAGATGTTAAGGGTCATAAGTATCAATGTCGATGCGGGCATAGGGTGAGTAATCGTGAAGCGGTCGATATCGTGTACCGTATGTTAGAACTGTTTCGCGTGGATAAGATTCGTAAATGTGATCTGAATCGTCATCTAGAAATGCCGAACCGTACATTACAGAGAATTTTGAGCAAACATTATATAAAAAAAGGGATTAATCGAGGTATTTACTATGAAAAGAAGTAAAAATGGCACTGAAAATGGCGCTGAAAAATGATTTGAGTGCCATTTTCAGCGCCAAATCAGGTTATTTAAGAAATATTGGCACTCAAAAATGTACCAAAATAATAGCATATTAAATATTGGCCCGATAATGTACCTGCACCCACAAAAAAGACACCCAACTTCAGTTGAGTGTCTCACCTATTATTTCTGCGCACGTTTCGCTGCAAGTAATGTATTATTTAATACCATTGTAATCGTTAAAGGTCCTACGCCTCCTGGTACGGGTGTGATTGCGCCAGCAACTTCAGAAACTTCATCATATACAACGTCTCCTGTTAACTTTCCGTCAACGACTGTATTTCCTACATCTACGATCACTGCGCCTTCTTTCACGACATCCTTCGTCACTAATCCTGGTTTACCTACAGCAGATACGATAACATCAGAGCGTTTTAATACTGCATCCATATCTTTACTGCGAGAGTGCAGTAATGTTACCGTTGCATTCGCATCTGTTAATAGTTTCGCAACGGGTTGTCCTACGATATGGCTTCTCCCGATGACCGCAACATCCTTTCCTTCCAGGTCTATATCTGCATGCTTTAAGATTTCCATAATGCCCAGTGGTGTACAAGGGATATATGTTTCAACCCCTGCATAGAGTCGGCCGATGTTGATCGGATTGAAGCCGTCAACGTCTTTTTCTGGTGCAATCTTCTCTAGCACTTTCGTTTCATCGATTTGTTTCGGTAGTGGGACTTGTACAAGGATTCCATGTACATTGTCATCCTTGTTCAACTTGTCGATTTCTTCTAATAATGCCGCTTCAGTCGTACTTTCATCAAGATGGATGATACTTGAGCTCATACCGATCTTCTCAGCAGATTTCTTCTTGTTGTTCACATAGCTCTGGCTTGCACCGTCATTTCCTACAAGGATCACAGTTAGATTTGGCGTAACCCCTTGTGCCTTTAACTGTTCGACTTCCTGTGCAAGGTTCGCACGATAATCCGCTGCAATTTTCTTTCCGTCTAATACTTTTGCTGACATTCCAGTTCCCTCCATTTATTCGAACATTTAATATCATTATAGCAGTAAACAATCTAAAAATACGAACAAAAAAATAATAATTAATAAAAAAAACAATAATTGTTCGTTTTTTACGTTGAAATCTGTATCTGTCATTGTTATGCTATATAAGTAATATACACATAAATGAAGACGGTTTTCAAATAATTATAAAGGGTGATAGTTGTGACAGTAGCAGTAATAATGGGGTCTTCTTCTGACTGGGAGACGATGAAAGAAGCGGTTACAATGCTTGAAGCTTTCGGCATCGACTACGAGGCGAGTATTGTATCTGCGCATCGTACACCGCTCGCGATGGTTGATTTTGCGAAGTCTGCTCGTAGTAAGGGCATTGAGATTATTATCGCGGGTGCTGGTGGTGCGGCGCACTTACCGGGAATGGTCGCTTCGATGACGACACTTCCGGTGATCGGTGTACCGATTGAATCGAAGGCTTTGAAGGGAATGGATTCCTTATTATCAATTGTACAGATGCCTGGTGGAATTCCGGTAGCCACGACTGCTATCGGTAAGGCGGGTGCTAAGAATGCCGGTATACTTGCTGCACGTATGCTCAGTCTGAAAGATACTGCTTTAGTAGCACAGCTGGATGATTATGAAGCATCTTTAGTCAAGAAGGTGGAGGCGATGCAGCATGACCTTAAATAAATTTGCGCTCGGTGACACGATTGGTATCATCGGCGGGGGTCAGCTAGGTAAGATGATGGCACAGTCTGCACAGCGTATGGGATTTAAAGTTGCTGTGCTTGATCCTGATGAGCGCTGTCCTGCACGCTTCGTGGCACATCATTTCGTGCATGCACCGTACAATGATATTGCAGGATTGAAAACGTTAAGCCGCTATAGCGACGTCATCACATATGAATTTGAGAATATTAATGCAGAGGCACTAGAAGTCATTGCGAAAGAAAATCATGTACCTCAAGGTTTTGAGACGGTAAACATACTGCAGAATCGTCTCAGTGAGAAGGAAGCCATCGCAAGAAGTGGCGCTACGGTTGTTCCATATAAGCGTATCGAAGGTCCAGCGGATGTCGATGATGCTGTGCGTGAAATCGGTCTGCCACTCGTACTGAAGACTGTGTTCGGCGGTTATGATGGGAAAGGACAGCTTGTTGTAGCGGAGAAAGCACAGCTAGAAGAAGCATATAACATGGCTGATGGTACTATTCTCGTTGCAGAGAAGCGTATTGCGCTGGACCGTGAGATATCGATTACAGCGTCACGTAATCTTCAGGGAGAGGTCGTCTACTTCCCTGTACAGGAGAATGTCCATCGTAACCAGATACTGTTCAGTACGACGGTGAAGCATGCGCATGAGTATACAGAAGCTGCGATTGCTGAAGTGGAGAAGATCATTCATAAGATTCATTTCGTGGGTACGTTTACTGTGGAATTCTTTATTGATAAAGAGGGTAAGCTCTATGTCAACGAGATTGCACCGCGTCCTCATAACTCCGGACATTACTCTATTGAAGCGTGTGATTATTCGCAATTTGATACGCATATTCTGTCGGTGCTTGGCTACAGATTACCGAAGCAAATCAAGCTCCACAGTTCTGCTGTGATGTATAATCTGCTCGGCCAGGATCTGGACTTGATGGAACACCTCTTCCCAGAACATCCAGAATGGCATGTCCATGTATATGGTAAAGAGGCTAGGAAAGAAAATAGGAAGATGGGACATATTACCCTTTTGTTGGGCGATGATACGGATACTTATTATCCTATATATAAGGAGCTGATGAAATGACTTTAGTTTATGAAGGAAAAGCAAAGCGTGTATACAGTACGGATGAGGACCATGTGTTCCGCATCGAATATAAAGATGAAGTAACAGCGGGGAACGGTGCAAAGAAAGATAGTATGGCTGGTAAAGGTCGGCTGAACAACTTGATTACAAGCTATTTCTTCGAGCGCCTTGCACAAGAAGGGCTGGAGTCACACTTTATCAAGAGGTTAAGCGACACTGAACAGCTGGTTAAAGCAGTTACGATTATCCCGCTTGAAGTTGTTGTCAGAAACTATGCTGCAGGTTCAATTGTCAAGCGTCTCGGCTTTGATAAAGGCACGCAGTTCAAATCACCGCTTGTAGAGTTCTATTATAAGGAAGATGCACTGAACGATCCGATTATTACAGATGACCATGTGAAGTTACTGGGTATCGCAGATGATCAAGACATCGCTGAACTGAAACGCCAGGCGTTAATCATCAATGACATGCTCATTAAGATGATGGATGAGATGAACTTACAGCTCATTGATTTCAAGATTGAGTTTGGTAAGGATCAGGACGGTAACATCCTGCTTGCAGACGAAATTTCACCGGATACTTGCCGCATCTGGGATAAGGACACGAAAGAAAACTTTGATAAAGACGTATACAGAGAAGACACAGGTTCACTGATTGATACTTATACTAAATTCTATAATAAACTGGAGGCGTTATAAAATGACTAAAATCGAACTATACATCACATTACAACCACAGGTATTAGACACACAAGGACAAACGTTAACACGTGCGGTACATGACCTGGGCTACACTCAAGTCAACGATATTCGCGTAGGTAAAGTATTATATATGACGGTTGACGAAGCGAGCGAACAGGCCGTTGCGAACATAGTCAATACATTAAGTGAGAAGTTATTTGCGAATACTGTAATCGAAGAATACAGCTACAAAATTGTTGAAGATGAGGAGACGAAATAATGAAATTTGCTGTGATTGAATTTCCAGGTTCAAACTGTGATCGCGATATGTTCAATGCAGCTTTGAATACTGGCTTTGAAGCGGAATATGTAGATTATCGTAAGACGTCACTTGAAGGTTTTGATGGTGTGTTAATTCCAGGAGGATTCTCATTTGGTGACTACCTGCGCTGTGGTGCGATGGCACGTGTTGCGCCCATCGTTCCTGAAGTAAAGCGTTTAGCTGCTGAAGGTAAGCCGGTGCTTGGTGTATGTAATGGATTCCAGATCCTGACGGAGATCGGGTTATTACCAGGTGCGCTAATGCATAATACGAAGCATCAGTTTATCTGTCAGAATGCGCCACTTAAAATCGTCAATAACGACACGAAGTTTACACATAAGTATGATAAAGATGAAACAGTGATCTATCCGATTGCGCACGGCGAAGGAAATTACTACTGCTCAGATGAAACGTTAGCTGAACTGAAAGCAAACAATCAGATTATCTTAACGTATCATGACAATCCGAACGGCTCGATCGAAGATATCGCAGGAATCGTGAATCAAGCAGGCAACGTATGTGGTATGATGCCTCACCCGGAACGTGCGATGGAAGCATTGCTTGGTACGGATGACGGTGTGAAATTATTCGAATCCATTTTAGAAAGCTGGGGGAAATAATCATGGTCAAGTTTCTAGAACCAACTGCAAATGAAATTAAAGAGAATAAATTATACCAGGATATGGGGCTTTCAGATAAAGAGTATGACAAAGTTGTCGATATTCTAGGACGTATGCCAAACTATACTGAAATCGGAATCTTCTCAGTAATGTGGAGTGAACACTGTTCATACAAACATTCTAAACCTTTCTTAAAGCAGTTCCCGACGACAGGTGAACGCGTATTGATGGGACCGGGTGAAGGCGCAGGTGTCGTGGATATCGGTGATAACCAGGCCGTTGTATTCAAGGTTGAATCCCATAATCATCCTTCTGCCATTGAACCGTACCAAGGTGCGGCGACAGGTGTCGGCGGTATCGTCCGTGATATCGTATCCATCGGTGCACGTCCAATCCAGTTACTTAACAGCTTACGCTTCGGTGAACTAACAGAGAAGCAGAACCAGCGTCTATTCAAAGGGGTCGTTGCAGGTATCGGCGGCTACGGTAACTGTATCGGTATTCCGACAGTTGCAGGTGAAATCGAGTTTGACCGTCAGTACGAAGGCAACCCCCTCGTCAATGCGATGTGCGTCGGTATTATCGACCATGACAAGATTCAAAAGGGAACAGCGAAAGGCGAAGGCAATCCTGTTATCTACGTGGGACTTAAGACGGGTCGTGATGGGATTCACGGTGCAACATTCGCTTCTGAAGAATTAAGTGAAGAGAGCGAATCTAAACGCCCATCAGTGCAGATCGGCGATCCATTTGTCGGTAAGAAGTTGATGGAAGCGACACTTAAAGCCATCACCTTCCCTGAATTAGTCGGCATCCAGGATATGGGTGCGGCAGGTCTGACATCATCAAGTTCTGAAATGGCGGCGAAAGGTGGCAGCGGTATCCATCTTGAACTCGAGAAAGTACCAACGCGTGAAGCGGGTATCTCACCATATGAGATGATGTTATCTGAAACACAGGAACGTATGCTACTTGTTGTTGAAAGAGGGACGGAACAGAAATTCTTAGAGTTATTCGACCATTACGAATTGGATAATGCAGTGATTGGTGAAGTAACAAATACAGACCGCTTCGTATTGACATATGAAGGTGAAGTATTTGCAGATATTCCGGTTCAGCCATTATCTGACGAAGCGCCGGTGTACGTACTAGAAGGTCGTGCAGCGCAGTTTGATGATGTGCATCACGACTACTCAAATATCGATGCACAGGATACATTGATGAAGTTATTATCTCACCCGACGATGGCTTCTAAGAACTGGGCATATTCACAGTACGATCAGCAGGTCGGTGCAAACACGATCATCAAGCCAGGACTATCAGCAGGTGTAACACGTGTTGAAGGTACGAAAAAAGCCATCGCTGCAACCTTAGATGGTGAAGCACGTTACGTATTCAACAACCCATATGAAGGCGGTAAGATGGTCGTTGCAGAAGCATACCGTAACCTAGTAGCTGTCGGCAGCTTACCTCTTGCAATGACGGACTGCTTAAACTACGGTAATCCTGAAAAGCCTGAAATCTATCAGCAGCTAGCAGATTCTACACGTGGTATGGCGGAAGCGTGTGGCGCGCTGAACACACCTGTTGTTTCAGGTAACGTCAGCCTATATAACGAAACAAAAGGTGATGCAATCTTCCCGACACCAGTAGTGGGTATGGTCGGATTGATTGAAGATGTTGATTATTTAGTAGATTTTAAACCGTCTAAAGGCGATACAATCTATTTCGTTGGAGAGGTTAAACCGGACTTCGGTGGCAGCCAGATCGAGAAGGTATTATTCAATGAAGTCGCACATACTGATGTAACGATCGACCTCGAGCAGGAAGTAGCGCGCGGTGAAGCGATTCGTCAGCATATTATTGACGGTAAGCTTGGTCATGTTCAAGCGGTCGGTAAAGGTGGGGTCGGTGTGAAACTTGCACAGATTGCAGCATACTTCAATACAGGTCTTGAAGCGCAGCTTGATGTGAATGATGCAGAACTGTTTGCTGAAACACAGGGGAACTACATTGTTATTGCGAAACAAGGTATGGAAATTAATATCGAAGGTGCACAAGCAGTCGGTACATTCGGTACAGAATCATTTAAATTATCTACGAACCAAGGGGAAGTTACATTAGACGTGAATCGTATGACGGAGGCTTGGAAAGGGGCAGTTCACGCATGTATGACATCAGAGGTCTAAACGAAGAGTGTGGTGTATTCGGTATCTGGGGTCACCCAAATGCCGCGGAACTCACTTATATGGCACTGCATTCATTACAGCATCGTGGTCAGGAAGGTGCAGGTATCGTATGTTCCGACGAGAAGAATATTTATGGCGCGCGCGGCATGGGATTATTACCTGAAGCGATCAGTGAGGTGAAACTCGAGTCATTAAGCCACTTTCATCACGCAATCGGTCATGTACGCTATGCAACGACGGGTGCATCTGAAATGTCTAACGTTCAGCCATTTATCTTCAAGCATTCTAAGGGCGACATTGGTCTTGCACATAACGGAAATTTGACGAACGCTGAGCAGATTAGGCTTGCACTGGAATCTGAAGGTGCAATCTTCCAGACGTCCAGCGACTCAGAAGTGTTAGGACATCTGCTGTTAAAGGCGAAATCAGATAATAAGCTGAATAACTTGAAAGCATCATTAAATCAGATTAAAGGTGCATTCTCATTTCTCGTGTTACATCCTGAAAAGCTCTTCGTAGCACGTGATGCACACGGTGTACGTCCGCTGATGCTCGGTAAGGTTGATGGTGCATACTGTGTGGCAAGTGAAACGTGTGCGTTTACAGCGGTCG
This region includes:
- the purE gene encoding 5-(carboxyamino)imidazole ribonucleotide mutase: MTVAVIMGSSSDWETMKEAVTMLEAFGIDYEASIVSAHRTPLAMVDFAKSARSKGIEIIIAGAGGAAHLPGMVASMTTLPVIGVPIESKALKGMDSLLSIVQMPGGIPVATTAIGKAGAKNAGILAARMLSLKDTALVAQLDDYEASLVKKVEAMQHDLK
- the purC gene encoding phosphoribosylaminoimidazolesuccinocarboxamide synthase, whose protein sequence is MTLVYEGKAKRVYSTDEDHVFRIEYKDEVTAGNGAKKDSMAGKGRLNNLITSYFFERLAQEGLESHFIKRLSDTEQLVKAVTIIPLEVVVRNYAAGSIVKRLGFDKGTQFKSPLVEFYYKEDALNDPIITDDHVKLLGIADDQDIAELKRQALIINDMLIKMMDEMNLQLIDFKIEFGKDQDGNILLADEISPDTCRIWDKDTKENFDKDVYREDTGSLIDTYTKFYNKLEAL
- the purK gene encoding 5-(carboxyamino)imidazole ribonucleotide synthase, producing the protein MTLNKFALGDTIGIIGGGQLGKMMAQSAQRMGFKVAVLDPDERCPARFVAHHFVHAPYNDIAGLKTLSRYSDVITYEFENINAEALEVIAKENHVPQGFETVNILQNRLSEKEAIARSGATVVPYKRIEGPADVDDAVREIGLPLVLKTVFGGYDGKGQLVVAEKAQLEEAYNMADGTILVAEKRIALDREISITASRNLQGEVVYFPVQENVHRNQILFSTTVKHAHEYTEAAIAEVEKIIHKIHFVGTFTVEFFIDKEGKLYVNEIAPRPHNSGHYSIEACDYSQFDTHILSVLGYRLPKQIKLHSSAVMYNLLGQDLDLMEHLFPEHPEWHVHVYGKEARKENRKMGHITLLLGDDTDTYYPIYKELMK
- the purQ gene encoding phosphoribosylformylglycinamidine synthase subunit PurQ, encoding MKFAVIEFPGSNCDRDMFNAALNTGFEAEYVDYRKTSLEGFDGVLIPGGFSFGDYLRCGAMARVAPIVPEVKRLAAEGKPVLGVCNGFQILTEIGLLPGALMHNTKHQFICQNAPLKIVNNDTKFTHKYDKDETVIYPIAHGEGNYYCSDETLAELKANNQIILTYHDNPNGSIEDIAGIVNQAGNVCGMMPHPERAMEALLGTDDGVKLFESILESWGK
- the purS gene encoding phosphoribosylformylglycinamidine synthase subunit PurS, encoding MTKIELYITLQPQVLDTQGQTLTRAVHDLGYTQVNDIRVGKVLYMTVDEASEQAVANIVNTLSEKLFANTVIEEYSYKIVEDEETK
- a CDS encoding nuclease-related domain-containing protein, giving the protein MIAKFHETNDKLLLLHELYGRLDLSKSDYDLLRRYLSGFEGERKFLDVMGEIDGVVVLWDIYLEDYSAQFDFLVLAGQYVFHFDVKHYSGVYAYRDGLFKSANGRVNKRLMMQLTASEVGLKQFLLKHGFHYKVTSRVVFMNESFQLIGDTDKYILFYYDLGRVVDYLKGNAGICEDMMRLSEALIAHHGDDSKFYNTDDYDMDDIKPGIRCPKCRRVGMIRDVKGHKYQCRCGHRVSNREAVDIVYRMLELFRVDKIRKCDLNRHLEMPNRTLQRILSKHYIKKGINRGIYYEKK
- the folD gene encoding bifunctional methylenetetrahydrofolate dehydrogenase/methenyltetrahydrofolate cyclohydrolase FolD, with the translated sequence MSAKVLDGKKIAADYRANLAQEVEQLKAQGVTPNLTVILVGNDGASQSYVNNKKKSAEKIGMSSSIIHLDESTTEAALLEEIDKLNKDDNVHGILVQVPLPKQIDETKVLEKIAPEKDVDGFNPINIGRLYAGVETYIPCTPLGIMEILKHADIDLEGKDVAVIGRSHIVGQPVAKLLTDANATVTLLHSRSKDMDAVLKRSDVIVSAVGKPGLVTKDVVKEGAVIVDVGNTVVDGKLTGDVVYDEVSEVAGAITPVPGGVGPLTITMVLNNTLLAAKRAQK
- the purL gene encoding phosphoribosylformylglycinamidine synthase subunit PurL — its product is MVKFLEPTANEIKENKLYQDMGLSDKEYDKVVDILGRMPNYTEIGIFSVMWSEHCSYKHSKPFLKQFPTTGERVLMGPGEGAGVVDIGDNQAVVFKVESHNHPSAIEPYQGAATGVGGIVRDIVSIGARPIQLLNSLRFGELTEKQNQRLFKGVVAGIGGYGNCIGIPTVAGEIEFDRQYEGNPLVNAMCVGIIDHDKIQKGTAKGEGNPVIYVGLKTGRDGIHGATFASEELSEESESKRPSVQIGDPFVGKKLMEATLKAITFPELVGIQDMGAAGLTSSSSEMAAKGGSGIHLELEKVPTREAGISPYEMMLSETQERMLLVVERGTEQKFLELFDHYELDNAVIGEVTNTDRFVLTYEGEVFADIPVQPLSDEAPVYVLEGRAAQFDDVHHDYSNIDAQDTLMKLLSHPTMASKNWAYSQYDQQVGANTIIKPGLSAGVTRVEGTKKAIAATLDGEARYVFNNPYEGGKMVVAEAYRNLVAVGSLPLAMTDCLNYGNPEKPEIYQQLADSTRGMAEACGALNTPVVSGNVSLYNETKGDAIFPTPVVGMVGLIEDVDYLVDFKPSKGDTIYFVGEVKPDFGGSQIEKVLFNEVAHTDVTIDLEQEVARGEAIRQHIIDGKLGHVQAVGKGGVGVKLAQIAAYFNTGLEAQLDVNDAELFAETQGNYIVIAKQGMEINIEGAQAVGTFGTESFKLSTNQGEVTLDVNRMTEAWKGAVHACMTSEV